The proteins below are encoded in one region of Paenibacillus albus:
- a CDS encoding ABC transporter substrate-binding protein has product MKLRRKLFLASLVTALICTVALSGCSGNNNSSSTSNSKDTSNAAAKDDTKTENKADNTANNKADNTANNTTDNKADNTTNDAANTSTDGQITEFHQSPALDSQNLPAVKDRLPSDYKLTNEMTEDELKYEVGSYGGTLRTVTSVANWDADVFVMDNEPLLNTPGIQGEKLTGNVLKDYQLSDDQKSITFQMRKGLKWSDGEPVTTEDIRFTVEDVLMNKALTPIFPLYLQSGGVADGAPLKLDVIDDLTFKLSFDRPYGGLLIRLAIQGWRGYTELLKPAHFLKKYHTKYTPLDQLEPEIKKAGFKKGEWVNLFNYKDITNWKLNHSEAIGFPSLYPWIITKATKSVTTYERNPYYFKVDTAGNQLPYIDKIESSLVTDIEMVGLKTIAGEVDFSRESASLVKMSLYKENEKDKYKAVLNNMHVTPTDIFLNLTYKDKNWQKVVQDVRFRKALNLAINRQELIDTIYYGFAKEGDIVDPTFDLDQANQLLDDMGMKKDSSGKRLGPDGKVFTIPFEVGAQAPDIVPYTQLIVEMWKALGLNVTMKTIDQTLWGQRNTANDLQATVIWMHTPLWYMGDWGQSMWAPQWDLWHSSSGAKGQEPPADVKKLYDLIDQALATDPDNAKKIIEQVKQEMNKNVWAFVPLSDVKQPLIVNAKLHNIPSDSSFAIATDFSGEQFFFGK; this is encoded by the coding sequence ATGAAGTTAAGGAGAAAGCTCTTTCTAGCATCTCTTGTAACCGCTCTCATTTGTACAGTCGCTTTATCAGGTTGTAGTGGCAATAATAACTCTTCAAGTACATCAAACTCGAAAGACACTTCGAACGCAGCCGCCAAAGATGACACCAAAACAGAGAATAAGGCAGACAATACGGCAAACAACAAGGCAGATAACACAGCGAACAACACGACAGACAATAAGGCAGATAACACAACGAACGATGCAGCGAATACATCGACAGATGGCCAGATCACGGAATTCCATCAGTCACCAGCATTAGATAGCCAGAACCTTCCTGCTGTGAAGGACCGTTTGCCTTCAGATTACAAGCTCACGAACGAAATGACAGAGGACGAGTTGAAATATGAAGTTGGCTCCTACGGGGGAACTTTGAGAACGGTTACATCGGTTGCGAACTGGGATGCGGACGTATTCGTTATGGACAATGAGCCGCTGCTTAACACCCCAGGTATTCAAGGGGAGAAGCTCACTGGCAACGTGCTCAAAGATTACCAGTTGAGCGATGACCAGAAATCCATCACGTTCCAAATGCGTAAAGGGCTGAAATGGTCCGATGGAGAGCCAGTGACGACGGAAGATATCCGATTCACGGTTGAGGATGTTCTGATGAATAAGGCGCTGACGCCGATCTTCCCACTATATCTTCAATCCGGCGGCGTAGCTGACGGTGCACCATTGAAGCTTGATGTCATCGATGATCTCACTTTCAAGCTCTCGTTTGACCGGCCATACGGCGGACTCTTGATCCGACTTGCCATTCAAGGCTGGCGCGGATATACGGAGCTTCTGAAACCTGCACACTTCCTGAAGAAATATCACACCAAATACACGCCGCTCGATCAATTGGAGCCGGAGATCAAGAAGGCCGGATTCAAGAAAGGCGAGTGGGTCAATCTCTTCAACTACAAGGATATTACGAACTGGAAATTGAACCATTCGGAAGCGATTGGATTCCCATCCCTTTATCCGTGGATTATTACGAAAGCAACCAAGAGCGTTACGACGTATGAACGCAATCCGTACTACTTCAAAGTCGATACTGCGGGTAACCAGCTTCCTTACATCGACAAAATCGAAAGCTCGCTTGTAACCGACATTGAGATGGTTGGTTTGAAAACGATCGCCGGCGAAGTTGACTTCTCCCGTGAATCGGCCTCCCTCGTTAAGATGTCTCTGTACAAAGAGAACGAGAAGGACAAATACAAAGCGGTGCTTAACAACATGCACGTGACACCGACAGATATCTTCCTCAACCTAACCTACAAAGATAAGAACTGGCAGAAGGTTGTGCAGGATGTTCGTTTCCGCAAAGCGCTTAACCTTGCCATTAACCGCCAAGAGCTTATCGATACCATTTATTACGGCTTCGCGAAAGAGGGCGACATCGTAGATCCTACGTTCGATCTGGATCAAGCGAATCAGCTGCTCGATGACATGGGGATGAAGAAAGATTCATCCGGCAAACGGTTGGGTCCTGACGGAAAAGTATTTACGATTCCGTTCGAAGTCGGTGCACAAGCGCCGGACATCGTACCGTATACGCAGCTTATCGTCGAAATGTGGAAAGCGCTTGGACTTAACGTAACGATGAAGACGATTGATCAAACGCTATGGGGTCAACGTAATACGGCCAACGACCTTCAAGCAACCGTCATTTGGATGCATACTCCGCTTTGGTATATGGGTGACTGGGGTCAAAGCATGTGGGCTCCGCAGTGGGATCTGTGGCATTCAAGCTCAGGCGCGAAGGGTCAAGAGCCTCCTGCAGACGTGAAGAAACTGTATGACCTGATCGACCAGGCGCTCGCTACGGATCCTGACAATGCGAAGAAGATCATTGAGCAAGTGAAACAAGAAATGAATAAGAACGTGTGGGCATTCGTTCCGCTCAGCGACGTGAAACAACCGCTCATCGTCAACGCCAAGCTTCATAATATCCCAAGCGATAGCAGCTTCGCGATCGCAACAGACTTTAGCGGCGAGCAATTCTTCTTCGGTAAATAA
- a CDS encoding glycoside hydrolase family 2 protein, with amino-acid sequence MTEQLRAEHPRPQFMRNDWVNLNGEWEFEFDDEQRGEAAGWHSGREPFSKRIQVPFAYQSKLSGIGDTDFHDTVWYRTGFDVPSQFEGKRTLLHFGAVDYEASVWVNGILVAKHEGGHTPFRADITNALQAEGNVLVVKAVDYSKDLDLPRGKQYWMRESASIFYTRTTGIWQTVWMEAVSAVHVDKVKITPDIDRHEVRVAVFVKDVPAGAALRVKATVTYEGQPVAEDVFTIREGRSSAVRAIGIEDLSELKIGGFWSPEHPHLYDVVFTLLDGDVVLDEVNSYFGMRKVSIAGGKLCLNNRPYYLRMVLDQGYFPDGILTPPSDEAIKQDVELTKAMGFNGARKHQKLEDPRYLYWCDKLGLAVWSEAANAFEYSDEYVRRFTNEWIESVERGYNHPSIIVWVPINESWGVPNIPVNKLQQQHAMSMYHLTKSLDEMRPVISNDGWELVKTDLFSIHDYEWRREVLMDRYSTADKAVSAMPANRVLAVEGYPYEGQPILVSEFGGIFYNKSDREGWGYSAAADDEDFKKRLRDVVQPMYLAGVVQGFCYTQLTDVEQEINGLLTYDRKPKVPLEDIKAIVQGR; translated from the coding sequence ATGACAGAGCAACTGCGTGCGGAGCATCCGCGTCCGCAATTCATGAGGAACGACTGGGTGAACTTGAATGGGGAATGGGAGTTCGAATTCGACGACGAGCAGCGCGGCGAAGCTGCCGGTTGGCATAGCGGACGAGAGCCATTCTCGAAGCGCATCCAGGTGCCATTCGCTTATCAGAGCAAGCTGAGCGGCATCGGCGATACCGATTTTCACGATACCGTATGGTACCGCACTGGCTTCGACGTGCCTTCGCAGTTTGAAGGCAAGCGGACATTGCTGCATTTTGGCGCTGTCGATTATGAAGCTTCTGTCTGGGTTAACGGTATCTTGGTCGCGAAGCATGAAGGCGGGCATACGCCGTTCCGCGCAGACATCACGAATGCGCTGCAAGCTGAGGGTAACGTGCTCGTAGTCAAAGCAGTCGATTATAGCAAGGATCTGGACCTACCGCGGGGCAAGCAGTACTGGATGCGCGAATCTGCCAGCATCTTCTATACACGGACCACGGGCATTTGGCAGACGGTCTGGATGGAAGCCGTGTCTGCGGTTCACGTGGACAAGGTTAAGATTACGCCGGACATCGACCGTCATGAAGTCCGCGTAGCAGTCTTCGTCAAAGACGTGCCGGCTGGCGCAGCCCTTCGAGTGAAAGCGACTGTCACGTACGAAGGACAACCTGTCGCCGAGGACGTGTTCACGATTCGCGAAGGTCGTTCGTCCGCAGTACGCGCGATTGGGATCGAAGATTTGAGCGAACTGAAGATCGGCGGATTCTGGAGTCCGGAGCATCCGCATTTGTATGACGTCGTGTTCACGCTTCTTGACGGCGATGTTGTACTTGACGAAGTAAACAGCTACTTTGGCATGCGCAAGGTGTCCATCGCCGGAGGCAAGCTTTGCTTAAACAATCGTCCTTACTATTTGCGCATGGTGCTGGACCAAGGCTACTTCCCAGATGGCATTCTGACACCGCCGAGCGATGAAGCGATCAAGCAGGACGTTGAATTGACGAAAGCAATGGGCTTTAACGGAGCGCGTAAGCACCAGAAGCTGGAGGATCCGCGTTATCTGTACTGGTGTGACAAGCTGGGCCTCGCGGTGTGGAGCGAAGCGGCGAACGCGTTCGAGTACAGTGATGAGTATGTGCGCCGGTTCACGAACGAATGGATCGAATCCGTGGAGCGCGGCTACAACCATCCGTCGATTATCGTCTGGGTACCGATCAACGAGAGCTGGGGCGTGCCAAACATTCCAGTCAACAAGCTGCAGCAGCAGCATGCGATGTCCATGTACCATCTGACAAAGTCGCTCGACGAGATGCGTCCGGTTATTTCCAATGATGGCTGGGAGCTCGTGAAGACGGATCTCTTCAGCATTCACGACTACGAATGGCGCCGTGAGGTGCTGATGGACCGCTACAGCACGGCTGATAAAGCCGTCTCAGCGATGCCTGCCAACCGTGTGCTTGCGGTGGAAGGCTATCCGTACGAGGGACAGCCGATCCTCGTCTCGGAATTCGGCGGCATCTTCTACAATAAGAGCGATCGCGAAGGCTGGGGCTATTCCGCAGCTGCTGACGATGAAGACTTCAAGAAGCGTCTTCGCGATGTCGTGCAGCCGATGTATCTGGCTGGCGTCGTACAAGGCTTCTGCTACACGCAGCTAACAGATGTAGAACAGGAGATTAACGGTCTCTTGACTTACGATCGTAAGCCGAAAGTGCCGCTGGAAGACATTAAAGCAATCGTGCAAGGCCGCTAA
- a CDS encoding Rieske (2Fe-2S) protein: protein MGRHVIGAAAEFPVGTRRVLVVEGRPIGVFNVNGTYYALKNSCPHQGAPLCVGTVTGMTLPSAPGEYVYGREGEIVRCPWHGWEFDITTGKSIFDPHKCLVKTYEVTVEAEEIPEVETYPVTVESGTIVVHI from the coding sequence ATGGGAAGACACGTCATTGGAGCAGCCGCCGAATTTCCGGTGGGAACGAGACGGGTGTTGGTAGTCGAGGGACGTCCGATCGGCGTATTCAATGTAAACGGTACTTATTATGCGCTCAAGAACAGCTGCCCGCATCAAGGCGCGCCGCTCTGCGTCGGTACCGTAACCGGCATGACTCTTCCATCTGCACCTGGGGAATATGTATACGGCCGGGAAGGCGAGATCGTGCGGTGTCCGTGGCATGGCTGGGAGTTTGACATCACGACAGGCAAATCGATTTTTGACCCGCACAAATGTCTGGTCAAGACCTATGAAGTGACGGTTGAAGCAGAAGAGATCCCTGAAGTGGAAACGTATCCTGTCACTGTTGAATCTGGGACGATCGTTGTGCATATATAG
- a CDS encoding ABC transporter permease: MLNYISYRVLQLIPLLIAISVIVFIIIQLPPGDFLTNYVQQLKLAGNDVSESAILSLKAQYGLDQSLIVQYIYWIKDIVLHGDLGRSFQFNMPVADVIWPRLGLTVTISLVSLIFVWLIAIPIGIYSATHQYSILDYVFTFLGFIGVAVPGFLIALMLVYFIFIETGVSITGLFSPAYVDAPWSIAKLLDMLPRLILPIFVIGMSAAASLIRVTRGMLLDELSKQYVITARAKGVSEGKLLFKYPVRMAINPLISTIGWTLPALISGEVIVSIVLNLQTTGPMLLKALMSQDMYLCGSFLLITSVLTVLGTLLSDILLAAIDPRIRFGGVSE; this comes from the coding sequence ATGCTCAATTATATTTCGTATCGCGTACTGCAGCTTATTCCGTTGTTGATCGCGATAAGCGTTATCGTATTTATCATTATTCAGCTGCCTCCGGGCGACTTCTTGACCAACTATGTGCAGCAGCTAAAGCTGGCAGGCAATGATGTTTCAGAGAGCGCCATCTTGAGCTTGAAAGCGCAATACGGGCTGGATCAATCGTTAATCGTCCAATACATCTATTGGATTAAAGATATTGTTCTGCACGGAGATCTCGGTCGTTCATTCCAGTTCAATATGCCGGTTGCTGACGTCATATGGCCAAGACTTGGTTTGACGGTCACCATCTCGCTTGTCTCTCTTATCTTCGTATGGCTCATCGCGATTCCGATCGGAATCTATTCGGCAACACACCAGTATTCCATCCTCGATTATGTATTTACGTTCCTCGGATTTATCGGCGTTGCCGTTCCAGGCTTTCTTATCGCGCTAATGCTCGTCTATTTCATCTTCATAGAGACAGGGGTTTCGATTACGGGGCTGTTCTCTCCGGCGTACGTCGATGCACCGTGGAGCATTGCGAAGCTTCTGGACATGTTGCCAAGGCTGATTCTGCCTATCTTCGTCATTGGCATGTCTGCCGCAGCCTCACTGATCCGTGTTACACGGGGGATGCTGCTTGATGAATTATCGAAACAATATGTCATTACAGCTAGAGCGAAAGGCGTCTCGGAAGGCAAGCTGCTCTTCAAATATCCCGTTCGCATGGCGATCAATCCGCTCATCAGTACAATCGGATGGACGCTTCCGGCGCTAATATCCGGGGAGGTCATCGTCTCGATCGTGCTTAACCTGCAGACAACGGGACCGATGCTGCTGAAAGCGCTCATGTCGCAAGATATGTACTTATGCGGCAGCTTCTTATTGATTACTAGCGTACTCACCGTGCTAGGAACGCTGCTGTCGGATATTCTACTTGCTGCGATCGACCCTCGAATTCGATTCGGAGGTGTGTCGGAATGA
- a CDS encoding AraC family transcriptional regulator, whose product MNVYQANDYIQNDERIALVKLTSHSHEPEHTHNFVELVYILRGYGRHQVNDQTYKVQRGDLLWMNVGDKHSFEDVEGMEYMNILIQTDFYNRQLTSLEPDESFFSQELFLEFHQTLQRSSRHIRFIGGSILELEELLETMYLEYTNKKYGYRAMLSGYTTLLLTSAFRTMQDNLTNGASNDIQELLPKLLSYIEHHYASPITLQDLAKESYYSPYYISKMFKVCCGYTFTEYVQKVRLREAKRILLESDECVASIGKCVGYADKSQFYRLFKQYYGLTPQQMREQHTIK is encoded by the coding sequence ATGAATGTTTACCAAGCAAATGATTACATTCAGAATGATGAGCGAATCGCACTGGTAAAGTTGACGAGTCACTCGCATGAGCCCGAGCACACCCACAATTTTGTCGAACTTGTGTATATCTTGCGAGGTTATGGCAGACACCAGGTTAACGATCAAACCTATAAGGTCCAGCGTGGCGATTTGTTATGGATGAATGTAGGCGATAAGCATTCATTCGAGGATGTAGAGGGCATGGAGTATATGAATATATTGATTCAGACGGATTTCTACAACAGACAATTGACATCGCTTGAACCGGATGAGAGCTTTTTCTCGCAAGAGCTTTTTCTAGAATTTCATCAGACGCTGCAGCGCTCATCTCGCCATATCCGTTTCATAGGCGGGTCCATATTGGAACTGGAAGAACTGCTCGAAACGATGTACTTGGAGTATACGAATAAGAAATACGGTTACCGTGCCATGCTGAGCGGCTACACAACTCTGCTGCTAACCTCCGCATTTCGAACGATGCAGGACAATCTCACGAATGGAGCAAGCAACGATATCCAGGAATTATTGCCAAAGCTATTATCGTATATCGAACATCATTACGCTTCCCCGATCACCCTCCAGGATCTAGCCAAAGAGAGCTATTATTCTCCTTATTACATAAGCAAAATGTTCAAAGTTTGCTGCGGCTATACGTTTACCGAGTACGTCCAGAAAGTAAGACTGCGAGAGGCGAAGCGCATACTGCTCGAGTCTGACGAATGTGTGGCTTCGATTGGGAAGTGTGTGGGATATGCGGATAAGTCACAATTTTATCGGTTATTCAAACAGTATTATGGGCTTACACCTCAGCAAATGCGTGAGCAGCATACCATAAAATGA
- a CDS encoding ATP-binding protein, translating into MILYDYIVNLSIFSLLISTPLVIRSFIDHKPLKQMHLWIGLYGGIVSVILVTLSVKQQGYSYDIRYAPVILMFAYLGPAAGFITGIFALLTRLIASGNWSPAIMGWALIMMVFTIMHVWISKRLTPLKRIAAYYGTYIVLYVIILLAFQILVDKPMFHIQYLLFVLLGVIIGGLLIESNERLRRIIRERKYMENTIEASESKYRLIANYTSDLILVMDQDYSGSYFSPSHEHVLGYHVSELEGRALCSIICPEDEIKFKSMIKKMFANKEMSASIEIRFKHKEGHWIVFESLCRPVRTENKGIEHIVMISRDISERKKAEEILLQSEKLSIIGELAAGVAHEIRNPLTTIKGFLQIYNKENHAVKHGDLLLEELERIETITSELLSMAKPQAAQLTPADVRELIDYTVEFLTPQTNMTNIAFKCSYEERSYPMMCERNQLKQVFLNILKNAIEAMPSGGEIQISLRSEAEGVCLIAFQDQGYGIPDELIPRLGQPFYSLKEKGTGLGLMICHKIIKQHHGTITYASKVNEGTRIEIRLPVESGVEGSTLER; encoded by the coding sequence ATGATCCTCTATGACTACATCGTTAATTTATCTATTTTCTCGCTATTGATCAGTACGCCTTTAGTCATTCGTTCCTTCATCGATCATAAGCCGCTTAAGCAAATGCACCTTTGGATTGGACTATATGGAGGCATTGTTTCCGTTATTCTAGTTACGCTCTCAGTTAAGCAGCAGGGCTATTCATACGATATTCGATATGCACCCGTCATCCTGATGTTTGCTTATCTGGGACCGGCAGCCGGATTCATCACTGGTATCTTTGCCTTGTTAACAAGGCTTATCGCAAGTGGAAATTGGTCTCCAGCGATTATGGGGTGGGCATTAATCATGATGGTTTTCACCATCATGCACGTATGGATATCTAAGCGCTTGACACCCCTTAAGAGAATTGCGGCTTATTATGGGACCTATATCGTTCTCTATGTGATCATTCTCTTGGCGTTCCAAATTCTAGTCGATAAACCGATGTTTCATATTCAATACTTGCTGTTTGTTCTGTTAGGCGTAATTATAGGAGGCTTGCTTATTGAATCCAATGAAAGGCTCCGCCGGATCATTAGAGAACGAAAATATATGGAAAATACGATAGAGGCGAGTGAATCCAAGTATCGACTCATCGCGAATTATACATCGGACCTCATCTTGGTTATGGATCAGGATTACTCGGGCAGTTATTTCTCTCCTTCGCATGAGCACGTATTAGGGTATCATGTGAGTGAATTGGAAGGCAGAGCACTCTGCAGCATTATCTGTCCGGAGGATGAAATCAAATTTAAAAGCATGATTAAGAAGATGTTTGCGAATAAAGAAATGAGCGCATCCATTGAAATCCGATTTAAGCACAAAGAAGGGCACTGGATCGTCTTCGAATCGCTATGCAGACCGGTTAGAACAGAGAACAAAGGGATCGAACATATCGTCATGATTAGCCGCGATATCTCGGAGCGAAAGAAGGCAGAGGAAATCTTGTTGCAATCGGAGAAGCTATCCATCATTGGAGAGCTGGCAGCGGGCGTGGCGCATGAAATAAGAAATCCCCTTACAACCATCAAAGGCTTCCTGCAGATTTATAACAAGGAGAATCATGCGGTCAAGCATGGCGATCTGCTCCTGGAGGAGCTGGAACGCATCGAGACCATTACGAGTGAACTGCTCTCTATGGCAAAGCCTCAAGCCGCTCAGCTTACTCCTGCGGATGTTAGAGAATTAATTGACTATACGGTTGAGTTCCTGACCCCTCAGACGAACATGACCAATATTGCGTTCAAATGCAGCTATGAAGAGCGTTCTTACCCGATGATGTGTGAGAGAAATCAATTAAAGCAGGTATTTCTCAATATCCTAAAGAATGCCATTGAGGCTATGCCAAGCGGCGGAGAGATTCAGATCAGCCTGCGAAGCGAAGCCGAAGGGGTATGTCTGATCGCTTTTCAAGATCAAGGGTACGGGATTCCCGATGAGCTGATTCCTCGATTAGGCCAGCCATTTTATAGTTTAAAGGAAAAAGGGACTGGTCTTGGGCTAATGATTTGTCATAAAATAATTAAACAGCATCATGGCACCATTACATACGCAAGTAAAGTCAATGAAGGCACACGAATTGAGATTAGATTGCCCGTTGAAAGCGGAGTAGAAGGGAGCACTCTAGAAAGATGA
- a CDS encoding LysR family transcriptional regulator, with amino-acid sequence MELLQLQYFLAVARSEHVTEAARSLHVTQSSLSKTIQRLEEDLGVSLFDRKGRKLQLNTFGRSFLRRAERALFELEQGKLELHGLLYPDYGIIELGVTSASVLPEILREFRKKRPNIQYHVQMLSTPEMIMLLERGEVDFCLSSPPVEREDIECQIVCIDPILVAVPIGHRLANRSSVSLTELKDEWFVGVKVGFGTRDLMDAVCRSLGFVPHYVYEGDEPARLVNLVEAEIGIAFIPSTARNERAQIKYLQVETHEVVRKIALLWHESRYLSPAALEFREIVIGFFETRTEQID; translated from the coding sequence TTGGAACTTCTTCAACTGCAATATTTTCTCGCGGTAGCTCGTTCGGAGCATGTCACCGAAGCTGCCCGAAGTCTGCATGTTACCCAATCTTCCTTAAGCAAAACGATTCAACGATTGGAGGAGGATCTAGGCGTTTCCTTATTCGATCGAAAAGGCAGAAAGCTGCAATTGAATACGTTCGGAAGAAGCTTTCTCCGGCGTGCCGAAAGGGCTTTGTTCGAATTGGAGCAAGGGAAACTGGAGCTACATGGCTTACTCTACCCCGATTATGGCATCATTGAATTAGGAGTAACCAGTGCGAGCGTGCTGCCCGAAATTCTCCGGGAATTTCGAAAAAAACGACCTAATATCCAATATCATGTGCAAATGCTGAGCACGCCGGAAATGATTATGCTTCTAGAGCGTGGTGAGGTGGACTTTTGTTTGTCTTCGCCTCCTGTTGAACGGGAGGACATCGAATGTCAAATCGTCTGCATCGACCCTATATTGGTCGCCGTCCCAATTGGGCATCGGTTGGCGAATCGAAGCAGCGTCTCCTTAACCGAGCTGAAGGATGAATGGTTTGTCGGGGTCAAGGTTGGTTTCGGTACTCGAGATTTAATGGATGCAGTATGCAGATCACTTGGATTTGTGCCTCATTATGTGTATGAAGGAGACGAACCGGCGAGATTGGTTAATCTGGTGGAAGCCGAAATTGGCATTGCTTTCATCCCAAGCACGGCAAGGAACGAACGAGCACAAATTAAATATCTGCAGGTAGAGACGCATGAAGTAGTACGCAAAATCGCACTGTTGTGGCACGAGAGTCGATATTTGTCGCCTGCTGCTCTGGAATTTCGCGAGATCGTGATCGGATTTTTCGAGACGAGAACCGAGCAGATCGACTAA
- a CDS encoding ArsR/SmtB family transcription factor translates to MNIQVTTKNMELLECFASETRVRIIELLDHAPRSIKELAAELGISSAIVTKHIQKLERAALVGTESVSGTRGRLKVCRLLPDVVTLQLRAPAVRDASRYSFSIPVGQYNDFKVKPTCGLASETSMIGIVDDPRYFWDPEHVKAKMLWFSSGYVEYRIPNYLVGGQTASSITISLEICSEAPGYNENWPSDITFWMNGIELGTWTCPGDFGAQKGVFTPDWWYHGTQHGLLKTIAIRSDGTFLDGIKLSSLTPADLNIQPNDELRLRISCLETSTHCGGISLLGRHFGNYDQDIEVTITYGQLEEKPSELTE, encoded by the coding sequence ATGAATATACAAGTCACGACCAAGAATATGGAGCTGCTCGAATGCTTCGCTTCGGAAACCCGCGTCCGCATCATCGAACTGCTAGACCACGCACCTCGGAGCATCAAGGAGCTGGCCGCGGAGCTCGGCATCTCCTCCGCCATCGTTACGAAGCATATCCAGAAGCTGGAGAGAGCCGCCCTTGTCGGCACGGAAAGCGTCTCGGGGACGCGCGGCCGGCTAAAGGTGTGCCGGCTGCTACCGGATGTCGTGACCTTGCAGCTGCGCGCACCGGCGGTCCGCGATGCAAGCCGCTACTCCTTCTCGATACCGGTCGGCCAATATAATGATTTCAAAGTGAAGCCGACCTGCGGCTTGGCTTCGGAGACTTCCATGATCGGAATCGTCGATGACCCTCGTTATTTCTGGGATCCGGAGCATGTGAAGGCGAAGATGCTGTGGTTCAGCAGCGGCTATGTGGAATACCGCATTCCGAATTATTTGGTCGGCGGGCAGACCGCATCGAGCATAACGATTTCCCTGGAGATTTGCTCGGAGGCACCGGGCTATAATGAGAATTGGCCATCAGATATAACCTTCTGGATGAACGGAATTGAGCTCGGCACATGGACCTGTCCAGGCGATTTCGGTGCTCAGAAAGGCGTATTCACGCCGGACTGGTGGTATCACGGCACACAGCACGGACTGCTGAAGACGATCGCGATTCGCAGCGACGGTACGTTCCTCGACGGCATTAAGCTCTCCTCACTGACACCGGCCGATCTGAACATCCAGCCTAACGATGAGCTTCGTTTGCGGATTTCCTGCTTGGAGACGTCAACACATTGCGGCGGCATCAGCCTGTTAGGGCGCCATTTCGGCAATTACGATCAAGATATTGAGGTTACGATTACGTACGGACAGCTTGAAGAGAAGCCATCCGAACTGACCGAATGA
- a CDS encoding sugar phosphate isomerase/epimerase family protein, translating to MKLGLSSYSLSRAIGSNEMTILDAIQWIADQGGQHMEVVPIGFDLTNNHELIEAIRHKASDAGIELSNYAIGADFLKAGDGAFEQEIERVKREVDIAHSLGLKLMRHDVAMSSDISIKHFNEELERMASACRQIADYASQFGITTSVENHGYFVQASDRVQALIHAVNRPNFKTTIDVGNFMCADEDSVSAVKNNIAYASMVHIKDFYLRPSDQNPGEGYFKTASGNYLRGAIVGHGDINMREVLRVIKQSGYDGYLSIEFEGMEDCKLGSKIGMDNVQRLWSEV from the coding sequence ATGAAACTTGGCTTAAGCTCATATAGCTTGTCCCGTGCTATTGGATCAAACGAAATGACCATTCTGGATGCCATACAATGGATTGCCGACCAAGGCGGACAGCATATGGAAGTCGTACCGATCGGTTTCGACCTTACAAATAATCACGAGCTCATTGAGGCCATCCGTCATAAAGCCTCCGATGCAGGGATCGAACTGTCGAATTACGCGATTGGCGCCGATTTCTTGAAAGCAGGAGACGGTGCGTTCGAACAGGAGATCGAGCGCGTGAAGCGTGAAGTGGATATTGCACACAGCCTTGGACTAAAGCTCATGCGGCATGACGTTGCGATGTCCTCGGATATCTCGATAAAGCATTTCAACGAGGAGCTGGAGAGGATGGCGTCAGCATGCAGACAAATTGCTGATTATGCATCCCAGTTCGGGATTACGACCAGTGTAGAGAATCACGGTTATTTCGTACAAGCTAGCGATCGGGTGCAGGCGTTGATCCATGCCGTAAACCGTCCAAACTTCAAAACGACGATAGATGTCGGCAATTTCATGTGCGCGGACGAGGATTCCGTATCAGCAGTGAAGAATAACATTGCATATGCATCCATGGTTCATATTAAAGACTTCTACCTCAGACCATCGGATCAGAACCCCGGCGAAGGCTATTTCAAGACGGCGAGCGGCAATTATTTGCGCGGCGCCATCGTCGGGCACGGCGATATTAATATGAGAGAGGTACTGCGCGTTATCAAACAATCCGGTTATGACGGCTACCTTTCGATTGAATTTGAAGGCATGGAAGACTGCAAGCTCGGGTCGAAAATCGGCATGGACAATGTACAGCGGTTGTGGTCGGAAGTATAG